The Apium graveolens cultivar Ventura chromosome 11, ASM990537v1, whole genome shotgun sequence genome has a window encoding:
- the LOC141695485 gene encoding uncharacterized protein LOC141695485, with amino-acid sequence MAESSNAEQASLNNSQDNPYYLQSSDSPGMKLVSDPFDGTGFGNWKRSMSIALSARNKLGFVDGSIIKPSSNSQLLKSWSRCNDMVISWILGALSKSIGRSVIYSTSAHEMWSELEERYGASN; translated from the coding sequence ATGGCTGAATCCTCAAATGCTGAACAAGCTTCTCTCAATAACTCTCAAGATAATCCGTATTATCTGCAATCATCTGATTCTCCTGGTATGAAATTAGTCAGTGATCCATTTGATGGAACTGGCTTTGGAAATTGGAAAAGATCTATGTCTATAGCATTATCTGCCAGAAATAAATTAGGCTTTGTTGATGGTTCGATAATAAAACCTTCAAGTAACTCTCAGTTGCTCAAAAGTTGGTCTCGATGTAACGATATGGTTATCTCCTGGATTTTGGGAGCTTTGTCTAAATCCATAGGTCGTAGTGTGATCTATTCTACCTCTGCTCATGAAATGTGGAGTGAGTTAGAGGAAAGATATGGAGCATCGAATTGA
- the LOC141698200 gene encoding uncharacterized protein LOC141698200 isoform X2 — protein sequence MLWDDVDSLCLIPVCSCGCTCGASLKLSKFQQDQRMIQFLMGLNDSFTVIRGSILMKSPLPSLGQVYSLLLQEETQREIHVNTHFQADSAPLAVNSYISGQYTGYNRKTADAKKAHCNYCKKPDHTIDKCFKLHGFPPDFKFNRNFSNQKKVAAQVEISDSSSVASSVGTANSGTNTGSSHAHTGNNSALPHNISPDIYSQLLNLLKAAQHSDSNVSSANFAGNISVLPSFACLSDSQHVNWILDSGASDHMCSQKHLFITLTLLSNPIHISLPNGDLITISYSGTVPLIHDIILHDVLYVPHFKYNLLSISKLTSHLNCTIQFTSDSCFLQGLLGPNVFVEGGVEYKQYRIIELNAE from the coding sequence ATGTTATGGGATGATGTTGATTCTCTGTGTCTAATTCCGGTGTGTAGTTGTGGCTGCACTTGTGGTGCATCTCTAAAATTGTCAAAATTTCAACAAGATCAGCGTATGATCCAGTTTCTGATGGGATTGAATGATTCTTTTACTGTCATAAGGGGCTCAATTCTAATGAAATCACCTCTGCCTTCACTTGGACAGGTTTATAGTCTATTATTACAGGAAGAAACTCAGAGAGAGATTCATGTCAATACTCATTTCCAGGCTGATTCTGCTCCTCTAGCTGTCAACTCATACATATCAGGACAATATACAGGTTATAACAGGAAGACCGCTGATGCTAAAAAGGCACATTGTAACTATTGTAAGAAGCCTGACCACACAATTGATAAATGCTTCAAATTACATGGATTTCCACCAGACTTTAAATTCAATAGGAATTTTTCTAATCAGAAGAAGGTGGCTGCTCAAGTTGAAATTTCGGATTCATCATCAGTTGCATCATCAGTTGGGACTGCTAATTCTGGCACCAACACTGGATCTTCTCATGCTCATACAGGGAATAATTCTGCACTACCTCATAACATATCACCTGACATCTACTCACAGCTCCTGAATCTACTCAAAGCAGCTCAGCATTCAGATTCTAATGTCAGTTCAGCAAATTTTGCAGGTAACATATCTGTCCTACCTTCATTTGCTTGCTTGTCTGACTCTCAACATGTGAACTGGATACTGGACAGTGGAGCCAGTGATCACATGTGTTCGCAAAAGCATTTATTCATCACTCTAACCCTATTATCAAATCCTATTCATATTTCTTTACCTAATGGAGATTTGATCACTATCTCATATTCTGGAACAGTACCTTTGATACATGACATCATATTACATGATGTATTATATGTACCTCACTTCAAATACAACTTATTATCCATCAGTAAATTGACAAGTCATTTGAATTGTACTATCCAATTCACTTCTGATTCTTGTTTTCTACAGGGcctgttgggtcccaatgtgtttgtagaagggggggttgaatacaaacagtaccgaataatcgaattaaatgcggaataa